One Vibrio campbellii CAIM 519 = NBRC 15631 = ATCC 25920 genomic window carries:
- the dnaJ gene encoding molecular chaperone DnaJ — MSKRDFYEVLGVGRDASERDIKKAYKRLAMKFHPDRNQGDQSAADKFKEVKEAYEILTDPQKKAAYDQYGHAAFEQGGGGFGGGGGGFGGGGADFGDIFGDVFGDIFGGGRRGGGQQRAQRGADLRYNMELSLEEAVRGVSKEIEVPTLVHCDTCDGSGAKKGSSAETCGTCHGHGQVQMRQGFFAVQQTCPTCHGKGKIIKDPCNECHGQGRKQKTKTLNVKIPAGVDTGDRIRLSGEGEAGEMGAPAGDLYVQVHVREHHIFEREGNNLYCEVPVSFAMAALGGEVEVPTLDGRVNLKVPTETQTGRMFRMRGKGVKGVRGGGVGDLIVKLVVETPVKLSSRQKELLKEFDESCGGDAATKHKPKSEGFFNGVKKFFDDLTS, encoded by the coding sequence ATGTCAAAACGTGATTTTTACGAAGTATTAGGCGTAGGCCGTGATGCCTCTGAGCGCGATATCAAAAAGGCGTACAAGCGTCTAGCGATGAAATTCCACCCAGACCGTAACCAGGGTGATCAGTCTGCAGCGGACAAGTTTAAAGAAGTAAAAGAAGCGTACGAAATTCTCACTGACCCTCAAAAGAAAGCGGCGTACGATCAATACGGCCATGCTGCTTTTGAACAAGGCGGTGGCGGCTTCGGCGGCGGCGGCGGCGGTTTTGGTGGCGGTGGCGCTGACTTCGGCGACATCTTTGGCGATGTGTTCGGTGATATTTTTGGTGGCGGCCGTCGTGGCGGTGGTCAGCAACGCGCGCAACGTGGCGCAGACCTGCGTTACAACATGGAACTGTCGCTAGAAGAGGCGGTTCGTGGCGTATCAAAAGAGATCGAAGTACCTACGCTTGTTCACTGTGATACTTGTGATGGTAGCGGCGCGAAGAAAGGCTCGTCAGCTGAAACGTGTGGTACCTGTCATGGTCACGGTCAAGTTCAGATGCGTCAAGGCTTTTTTGCAGTACAACAGACCTGTCCTACCTGTCACGGTAAAGGCAAGATCATCAAAGACCCATGTAATGAATGTCATGGTCAAGGCCGTAAGCAGAAAACTAAGACACTTAACGTTAAGATCCCAGCTGGTGTTGATACTGGCGACCGTATCCGCCTATCTGGCGAAGGTGAAGCGGGAGAAATGGGCGCACCAGCAGGTGACCTTTACGTACAAGTTCACGTGAGAGAGCATCATATCTTTGAACGTGAAGGCAACAACTTATATTGTGAAGTGCCAGTAAGCTTTGCTATGGCAGCTCTAGGTGGTGAAGTTGAGGTTCCGACGCTAGATGGTCGTGTGAATCTTAAAGTACCGACAGAAACGCAAACTGGCCGCATGTTCCGCATGCGTGGTAAAGGTGTGAAAGGCGTTCGTGGCGGCGGTGTGGGTGACCTAATCGTTAAGCTAGTGGTTGAGACTCCAGTTAAGCTAAGTTCTCGTCAAAAAGAATTGCTGAAAGAGTTTGATGAGTCTTGTGGTGGCGATGCTGCAACTAAGCACAAGCCAAAATCCGAAGGTTTCTTCAACGGTGTGAAGAAGTTCTTTGATGACTTAACCAGCTAA